One Algibacter sp. L3A6 genomic region harbors:
- a CDS encoding carboxypeptidase regulatory-like domain-containing protein, whose amino-acid sequence MKKITLLFFFMFIGAMAFAQVTTSNIKGLVLDQGSVPLPGANVLAIHTPTGTKYGAATNFDGRFNLLNLRVGGPYTITVSYVGYKEQTFNNVYLTLGKTQNVDVTLSEDSEQLDAVVIQGTGGTGTFGSDRTGAETSVGRRELTRLPTISRSQSDFTRLEPTASGGSFGGRNDQFNNFSLDGAIFNNPFGLDAATPGGQTGSQPVSLDAIEQIQVSTAPYDVTQSGFTGASVNAVTKSGTNQFHGTVYGFYRDETMTGKKIKGEDVARPDLNQTQYGVSIGGPIIKDKLFFFANFEKDERDDLGTNGWTPNTGTGGITESRVLESDLIAVQTALRAQGYDPGAYQGFTHASESTKGIFKIDWNINDNNRLAVVYNFLNASQEKPAHPSAINPRGPDATTLQFQNSGYEINNNLKSIQVELNSTLSETSTNKLQIGYTHFDDFRTPFSTPAPVINIYKDGSPYIIAGHEPFSINNKLDQKVFQFTDNLNFFQGDHTFTIGTSFEKFEFDNSFNLKGYGFDVFGNVDIADFNAANYDFAAAQATFNSRNSLADGVDNGWLLAETNVGQLAFYAQDEWNVSEKLKLTYGVRFDKPLFFDTADNAQEFIDTENGEIYLPDVEYIDPNTGEPLLIDSTKMPNDDWLVSPRVGFNYDANGDSSFQLRGGTGLFTGRFPFVWVGNQVSGVDAFFYQAVDPDFKFPQVWRTNLGLDRKLENGIILTADLSYTKDVNGIHVQNWGLNKPTSQLQGVDNRAIYGDSDRAKATLPWGEVVTGNAYVMTNSNEGRIWNASLKAQKTFSNGLYSMLAYSYLDARDVNSIEAEITGDAFNGNPALGNVNNDVLSHSKYGDKHRFIGVASKKWDYGNDKWSTTISTFFEYAQGARFNYVYGGDINNDGSSINDLIYIPTAGEISSMQFAGTGDAAALESYIGQDDYLSDNRGQYAERYGALAPWRGKWDVKFMQDYRIKVSEDKTNTIQFSLDILNFGNLLNSDWGIIQQPNNVIPIGVSFPDADPDPNVYVADRTQQPIYSFNENQTKTFGFDSSLASRWQAQVGLRYIF is encoded by the coding sequence ATGAAAAAAATTACATTATTATTTTTCTTTATGTTTATTGGAGCAATGGCTTTTGCACAAGTCACGACTTCTAATATTAAAGGACTCGTTTTAGATCAAGGTTCGGTTCCTTTACCTGGAGCCAATGTTTTGGCTATCCATACACCAACAGGTACAAAGTATGGAGCGGCAACTAATTTTGATGGCCGTTTTAATTTACTAAATTTAAGAGTAGGTGGGCCATACACTATTACAGTGAGCTATGTAGGTTACAAAGAGCAAACCTTTAATAATGTTTACTTAACATTAGGGAAAACTCAAAATGTTGACGTCACCTTATCTGAAGATAGCGAACAACTAGATGCTGTAGTTATACAAGGTACTGGTGGTACAGGTACTTTTGGTAGCGACAGAACTGGTGCAGAAACTAGTGTTGGTCGTAGAGAGTTAACACGTTTGCCAACTATTTCTAGATCGCAATCTGATTTTACAAGATTAGAGCCAACTGCTAGTGGTGGGTCTTTTGGAGGTAGAAACGATCAATTTAACAACTTCTCTTTAGATGGTGCTATTTTTAATAATCCTTTTGGATTAGATGCAGCAACTCCAGGAGGTCAAACAGGTTCTCAACCCGTTTCTTTAGATGCTATAGAGCAAATTCAAGTATCTACTGCACCTTATGATGTTACACAATCGGGATTTACTGGAGCTTCAGTAAATGCTGTTACTAAAAGTGGAACAAACCAATTTCATGGTACAGTTTATGGTTTTTATAGAGATGAAACCATGACTGGGAAAAAAATTAAAGGAGAAGATGTGGCAAGACCAGACTTAAACCAAACACAGTATGGTGTAAGTATTGGAGGACCAATTATTAAAGATAAATTATTCTTTTTTGCAAACTTTGAAAAGGATGAACGTGACGATTTAGGTACTAACGGCTGGACACCAAATACAGGTACAGGTGGTATTACCGAGTCTAGAGTTTTAGAAAGTGATTTAATAGCTGTGCAAACAGCTTTAAGAGCTCAAGGTTACGATCCGGGAGCTTACCAAGGATTTACACATGCTTCAGAATCTACAAAAGGTATTTTTAAAATCGATTGGAATATTAATGATAATAACCGTTTAGCTGTTGTTTATAATTTTTTAAATGCTTCTCAAGAAAAACCAGCGCATCCTTCGGCTATTAATCCACGTGGTCCAGATGCAACAACGTTACAATTTCAAAATTCAGGTTACGAAATTAATAATAATTTAAAATCTATACAGGTTGAGTTAAATTCTACTTTATCAGAAACATCAACTAATAAATTACAAATTGGTTATACTCATTTTGATGATTTTAGAACACCGTTTTCTACGCCTGCTCCAGTTATCAATATTTATAAAGACGGTTCACCATATATTATTGCTGGTCACGAGCCGTTTTCAATTAATAACAAGTTAGATCAAAAAGTATTTCAATTTACAGATAACTTAAACTTCTTTCAAGGCGATCACACCTTTACTATTGGAACATCTTTCGAGAAATTTGAATTCGATAATTCTTTCAACTTAAAAGGATATGGTTTTGATGTTTTTGGTAATGTTGATATTGCCGATTTTAATGCTGCTAATTATGATTTTGCAGCAGCACAAGCAACATTTAACTCTAGAAATAGTTTGGCTGATGGAGTAGATAATGGTTGGTTATTAGCAGAAACAAACGTTGGACAATTAGCTTTTTATGCACAAGATGAATGGAATGTTTCAGAAAAACTAAAATTAACATATGGTGTTCGTTTCGATAAGCCTTTGTTTTTTGATACAGCAGATAATGCGCAAGAGTTTATAGATACGGAAAACGGAGAAATCTATTTACCAGATGTAGAATATATAGATCCTAATACAGGAGAGCCTTTATTAATAGATTCTACAAAAATGCCTAATGATGATTGGTTAGTGTCGCCTAGAGTTGGTTTTAATTATGATGCTAATGGTGATAGTTCTTTTCAGTTAAGAGGTGGTACTGGCTTATTTACAGGGCGTTTTCCTTTTGTTTGGGTAGGAAACCAAGTTAGTGGTGTAGATGCATTTTTCTACCAAGCTGTAGATCCAGATTTTAAATTTCCACAAGTTTGGAGAACAAACTTAGGTTTAGATAGAAAACTTGAAAACGGTATTATTTTAACAGCAGATTTATCATATACTAAAGATGTAAACGGGATTCACGTTCAAAACTGGGGTTTAAATAAACCAACAAGTCAGTTACAAGGTGTAGATAATAGAGCTATTTATGGTGATAGTGATCGTGCGAAAGCCACATTACCTTGGGGTGAAGTTGTTACCGGTAATGCTTACGTGATGACGAACTCTAATGAAGGTCGTATATGGAATGCTTCATTAAAAGCTCAAAAAACATTCTCAAATGGTCTTTATTCTATGTTAGCTTATAGTTATTTAGATGCTAGAGATGTAAATTCTATTGAAGCTGAAATTACAGGAGATGCTTTTAATGGTAACCCTGCATTAGGTAATGTAAATAACGATGTGCTTTCACATTCTAAATACGGAGATAAGCATCGTTTTATTGGTGTAGCTAGTAAAAAATGGGATTACGGAAACGATAAATGGTCTACCACAATATCTACATTTTTCGAATATGCACAAGGTGCTCGTTTTAACTACGTGTATGGTGGAGATATAAACAATGATGGTTCGTCTATTAACGATTTAATTTATATTCCTACTGCTGGAGAAATAAGTTCTATGCAATTTGCTGGAACGGGAGATGCTGCTGCTTTAGAATCTTACATAGGTCAAGACGATTACTTAAGTGATAACAGAGGTCAATATGCAGAACGTTACGGAGCATTAGCACCTTGGAGAGGTAAATGGGATGTAAAGTTCATGCAAGATTACAGAATTAAAGTATCTGAAGATAAAACAAACACAATTCAGTTTAGTTTAGATATTTTAAACTTTGGTAACTTATTAAATTCAGACTGGGGAATTATACAACAACCTAATAATGTAATTCCAATTGGAGTAAGTTTTCCTGATGCCGATCCTGATCCTAATGTTTATGTTGCAGACAGAACGCAGCAACCCATCTATTCTTTTAACGAAAATCAAACTAAAACCTTTGGTTTCGATTCTAGTTTAGCTTCTAGATGGCAAGCTCAAGTAGGTTTACGCTATATTTTCTAA
- a CDS encoding LytR/AlgR family response regulator transcription factor, translating to MTLNCVVVDDSAIQRLSIVKLVENHPSLNLIAEYSSALETKNGLNTHQVDLIFLDIEMPVLNGFELLDVLNNKPQIIFVTGKTEYAFKAFNYDATDYLHKPITRERFNTSVDKALEQHRLTLDFNEEDGEHIFVKSNLKKRKVYIKDIKWIEALGDYVKLVTEENSLVVLSTMKSFEAELPEGKFLRIHKSYIVNLDKIDRFNSKNVEVGAYEIPLSRNKKTQLVDALNNI from the coding sequence ATGACATTAAACTGTGTAGTAGTAGACGATTCAGCCATACAACGCCTCTCTATCGTGAAATTAGTAGAGAACCATCCCTCATTAAATTTAATAGCAGAGTACAGTAGTGCGTTGGAAACCAAAAATGGTTTAAACACACATCAAGTAGACTTAATCTTTTTAGATATTGAAATGCCAGTACTAAACGGATTTGAGCTTTTAGATGTATTAAACAACAAACCTCAAATTATATTTGTAACAGGTAAAACTGAATATGCGTTTAAAGCGTTTAATTATGATGCTACCGATTATTTACATAAACCAATTACAAGAGAGCGCTTTAACACCTCTGTAGATAAAGCTTTAGAACAACATAGATTGACTCTAGACTTTAACGAAGAAGATGGCGAACATATATTTGTAAAAAGTAACCTTAAAAAACGTAAAGTTTATATTAAAGACATTAAGTGGATTGAAGCCCTTGGTGATTACGTTAAACTAGTAACTGAAGAAAACAGTTTAGTGGTTTTATCGACCATGAAATCTTTTGAAGCAGAATTACCAGAAGGTAAATTTTTAAGAATTCATAAATCTTACATCGTTAATTTGGATAAAATTGACAGATTTAATAGCAAGAACGTTGAAGTTGGTGCTTATGAAATTCCTTTAAGTAGAAATAAGAAAACGCAACTTGTTGATGCGTTAAATAATATTTAA
- the rpsR gene encoding 30S ribosomal protein S18, producing the protein MSSIEQQSKGKKDGEIRYLTPLNIETNKQKKYCRFKKSGIKYVDYKDADWLLRFVNEQGKILPRRLTGTSLKYQRKVSVAVKRARHLALMPYVADLLK; encoded by the coding sequence ATGTCATCAATAGAACAACAATCTAAAGGAAAAAAAGACGGCGAAATTAGATATTTAACGCCTCTAAATATTGAAACTAATAAGCAAAAGAAATATTGTCGTTTCAAAAAATCAGGTATCAAGTATGTAGATTATAAAGATGCAGACTGGTTACTAAGATTTGTAAATGAGCAAGGTAAAATTTTACCTCGTCGTTTAACAGGAACTTCATTAAAGTATCAAAGAAAAGTGTCTGTTGCTGTAAAAAGAGCACGTCACTTAGCTTTAATGCCTTATGTAGCTGATTTATTAAAATAA
- the rplI gene encoding 50S ribosomal protein L9: protein MELILKQDVENLGFKDDVVTVKNGYGRNFLIPQKQAIIATVSAKKVLAENLKQRAFKEKRIVDEANVVAEALKALEIKIQAKVGTGDKLFGSVNNIDLAAALEKEGQAIDKKYITLTTVKRLGKYTAAIRLHRDVNVDLEFDVIAQAN, encoded by the coding sequence ATGGAACTTATATTAAAACAAGACGTTGAAAATTTAGGATTTAAAGACGATGTTGTAACAGTTAAGAACGGTTATGGTAGAAATTTTTTAATTCCTCAGAAACAAGCTATTATCGCAACTGTTTCAGCTAAAAAAGTATTAGCAGAAAATTTAAAGCAACGTGCCTTTAAAGAAAAGAGAATAGTTGATGAAGCTAATGTAGTTGCAGAAGCTTTAAAAGCATTAGAAATTAAAATCCAAGCTAAAGTTGGAACAGGAGACAAATTATTTGGTTCTGTAAACAACATCGATTTAGCAGCGGCTTTAGAAAAAGAAGGTCAAGCAATTGATAAGAAATATATCACGCTTACAACTGTTAAACGTTTAGGTAAATATACTGCCGCAATTCGTTTACACAGAGATGTAAATGTTGATTTAGAATTCGACGTTATTGCTCAAGCAAACTAA
- the rpsF gene encoding 30S ribosomal protein S6 — translation MNHYETVFILNPVLSEDQIKETVKKYEDFLVSNGAKMVSKENWGLKKLAYPIQNKKSGFYHLFEYQVAGEVINPLEVEFRRDERFMRYLTVALDKHAISWAERRREKLKQKA, via the coding sequence ATGAATCATTATGAAACTGTTTTCATCTTAAATCCCGTTTTATCTGAAGATCAGATAAAGGAGACAGTAAAGAAATACGAAGATTTTCTTGTTTCTAACGGCGCTAAGATGGTATCAAAAGAAAACTGGGGGCTTAAGAAATTAGCTTACCCTATTCAAAACAAAAAAAGTGGATTTTATCACTTATTTGAGTATCAAGTAGCCGGAGAGGTTATCAATCCTTTAGAAGTAGAGTTTAGACGTGACGAGCGTTTTATGCGTTATTTAACAGTAGCGTTAGATAAACATGCTATTTCTTGGGCAGAGAGAAGAAGAGAGAAACTTAAACAAAAAGCTTAA